One segment of Salvelinus fontinalis isolate EN_2023a chromosome 42, ASM2944872v1, whole genome shotgun sequence DNA contains the following:
- the LOC129841618 gene encoding sodium/hydrogen exchanger 9B2-like isoform X1 codes for MMEDDQPKSKPPTPSPLLDLEHSPGASSVTNHAEFLGVNQIQVVVSRSPTPQVTEETYFIPRNPVVDAGTNTDPPVICCGRLRRACPCPPRGLLASLITKEKECLPGGNLFGITVLFICSVTGGKLVGLIRLPKLPPFPPLLGMLLSGFLLRNIPVVTDAVYIDNRWSASLRNIALAVILARAGLGLDGSALKKLSMVCIRVGMGPCIIEACTIAIVSHFLMGLPWIWGFILGFVLGAVSPAVVVPSMLLLQKDGYGLEQGIPTLLMAAGSFDDILAITGFTTCMGMAFATALIEIFVQSVLDPIDDTLTLRESNLRPLLFTSAMLYQLSHRTISSMWYNLLRGILEVGGGMVAGVLLGLLLSYFPSKDQDNVVMKRSFLLLGMSVFAVFGSNVAGFPGSGGLCTLVLAFLASLGWRRSKVPVEDIVDIAWEVFQPLLFGLIGAEIRISELDKNTVGLGIGSLAIGLLVRILFTFVCVLCAGFNFKEKLFIALAWLPKATVQAAIGSTALDMARTKEDKELEKYGMDVLTVAVLSILLTAPVGALVIGLTGPRLLQKPKNAAWEREQSGTIIETPITYESTL; via the exons ATGATGGAGGACGACCAGCCCAAGTCGAAGCCGCCTACACCTTCTCCCTTGCTGGACCTAGAACACAGTCCCGGAGCCTCGTCAGTAACGAACCATGCAGAG TTCCTGGGTGTGAACCAGATTCAGGTGGTGGTGAGCCGGAGCCCAACCCCCCAGGTCACGGAGGAGACCTACTTTATCCCCCGTAATCCGGTGGTGGATGCGGGCACCAACACCGACCCCCCGGTCATCTGCTGTGGCAGGCTCCGCCGGGCATGCCCCTGCCCGCCCCGAGGCCTCCTGGCCTCCCTCATCACCAAGG AGAAGGAGTGTCTGCCGGGGGGGAACCTGTTCGGCATCACCGTGCTCTTCATCTGCTccgtcaccgggggcaaactggtGGGCCTCATACGGCTTCCCAAACTGCCTCCCTTTCCCCCGCTCCTGG GTATGCTATTGTCGGGCTTCCTGCTGCGTAATATCCCCGTGGTAACGGACGCCGTGTACATCGACAACCGATGGTCCGCCTCCCTGAGGAACATTGCCCTTGCTGTCATCCTGGCCCGAGCAGGCCTGGGATTGGATGGCTCG GCTCTGAAGAAGCTGAGTATGGTGTGTATACGCGTGGGAATGGGACCCTGCATCATCGAGGCCTGCACCATCGCCATCGTCTCCCACTTCCTCATGGGCCTGCCCTGGATCTGGGGATTCATCCTAGG ATTTGTGCTGGGAGCCGTGTCCCCGGCCGTGGTGGTTCCCTCCATGCTGCTGCTGCAGAAGGATGGCTACGGCTTGGAGCAGGGCATCCCTACCCTCCTCATGGCTGCCGGCAGCTTCGACGACATCCTGGCCATCACCGGCTTCACCACCTGCATGGGCATGGCCTTCGCCACCG CATTAATAGAAATCTTCGTGCAATCTGTCCTGGATCCAATAGATGACACCCTCACACTTCGGGAATCGAACCTACGACCCCTGTTGtttacaagcgccatgctctaccaactgagccacaggaCCATTA GCTCCATGTGGTACAACCTGCTGAGAGGTATACTGGAGGTGGGAGGGGGAATGGTAGCTGGGGTACTGCTGGGACTTCTGTTGAGCTACTTTCCCAGCAAAGACCAG GACAACGTAGTGATGAAGCGCTCATTCCTGCTGCTGGGCATGTCGGTGTTTGCCGTGTTCGGCAGCAACGTTGCCGGATTCCCCGGCTCGGGGGGCCTCTGCACCCTGGTCCTCGCCTTCCTGGCCAGCCTGGGCTGGAGAAGGTCAAAG GTCCCTGTGGAGGACATAGTGGATATTGCCTGGGAGGTGTTCCAGCCACTGCTCTTCGGCTTGATCGGGGCCGAGATCCGAATTTCAGAGCTGGACAAAAACACTGTCG GCCTGGGCATAGGCTCTCTGGCCATTGGTCTGCTGGTGCGTATTCTCTTCACCTTCGTTTGTGTGCTGTGTGCCGGCTTCAACTTCAAAGAGAAGCTCTTCATCGCTCTGGCCTGGCTACCCAAAGCCACTGTACAG GCGGCCATCGGCTCCACAGCGCTGGACATGGCCCGCACCAAGGAGGATAAGGAGCTGGAGAAGTACGGCATGGACGTGCTGACAGTGGCTGTGCTCTCCATCCTGCTCACCGCCCCCGTAGGGGCCCTGGTCATAGGACTCACAGGACCTCGCCTGCTGCAGAAACCAAAGAACGCTGCCTGGG
- the LOC129841618 gene encoding sodium/hydrogen exchanger 9B2-like isoform X2: MMEDDQPKSKPPTPSPLLDLEHSPGASSVTNHAEFLGVNQIQVVVSRSPTPQVTEETYFIPRNPVVDAGTNTDPPVICCGRLRRACPCPPRGLLASLITKEKECLPGGNLFGITVLFICSVTGGKLVGLIRLPKLPPFPPLLGMLLSGFLLRNIPVVTDAVYIDNRWSASLRNIALAVILARAGLGLDGSALKKLSMVCIRVGMGPCIIEACTIAIVSHFLMGLPWIWGFILGFVLGAVSPAVVVPSMLLLQKDGYGLEQGIPTLLMAAGSFDDILAITGFTTCMGMAFATGSMWYNLLRGILEVGGGMVAGVLLGLLLSYFPSKDQDNVVMKRSFLLLGMSVFAVFGSNVAGFPGSGGLCTLVLAFLASLGWRRSKVPVEDIVDIAWEVFQPLLFGLIGAEIRISELDKNTVGLGIGSLAIGLLVRILFTFVCVLCAGFNFKEKLFIALAWLPKATVQAAIGSTALDMARTKEDKELEKYGMDVLTVAVLSILLTAPVGALVIGLTGPRLLQKPKNAAWEREQSGTIIETPITYESTL; the protein is encoded by the exons ATGATGGAGGACGACCAGCCCAAGTCGAAGCCGCCTACACCTTCTCCCTTGCTGGACCTAGAACACAGTCCCGGAGCCTCGTCAGTAACGAACCATGCAGAG TTCCTGGGTGTGAACCAGATTCAGGTGGTGGTGAGCCGGAGCCCAACCCCCCAGGTCACGGAGGAGACCTACTTTATCCCCCGTAATCCGGTGGTGGATGCGGGCACCAACACCGACCCCCCGGTCATCTGCTGTGGCAGGCTCCGCCGGGCATGCCCCTGCCCGCCCCGAGGCCTCCTGGCCTCCCTCATCACCAAGG AGAAGGAGTGTCTGCCGGGGGGGAACCTGTTCGGCATCACCGTGCTCTTCATCTGCTccgtcaccgggggcaaactggtGGGCCTCATACGGCTTCCCAAACTGCCTCCCTTTCCCCCGCTCCTGG GTATGCTATTGTCGGGCTTCCTGCTGCGTAATATCCCCGTGGTAACGGACGCCGTGTACATCGACAACCGATGGTCCGCCTCCCTGAGGAACATTGCCCTTGCTGTCATCCTGGCCCGAGCAGGCCTGGGATTGGATGGCTCG GCTCTGAAGAAGCTGAGTATGGTGTGTATACGCGTGGGAATGGGACCCTGCATCATCGAGGCCTGCACCATCGCCATCGTCTCCCACTTCCTCATGGGCCTGCCCTGGATCTGGGGATTCATCCTAGG ATTTGTGCTGGGAGCCGTGTCCCCGGCCGTGGTGGTTCCCTCCATGCTGCTGCTGCAGAAGGATGGCTACGGCTTGGAGCAGGGCATCCCTACCCTCCTCATGGCTGCCGGCAGCTTCGACGACATCCTGGCCATCACCGGCTTCACCACCTGCATGGGCATGGCCTTCGCCACCG GCTCCATGTGGTACAACCTGCTGAGAGGTATACTGGAGGTGGGAGGGGGAATGGTAGCTGGGGTACTGCTGGGACTTCTGTTGAGCTACTTTCCCAGCAAAGACCAG GACAACGTAGTGATGAAGCGCTCATTCCTGCTGCTGGGCATGTCGGTGTTTGCCGTGTTCGGCAGCAACGTTGCCGGATTCCCCGGCTCGGGGGGCCTCTGCACCCTGGTCCTCGCCTTCCTGGCCAGCCTGGGCTGGAGAAGGTCAAAG GTCCCTGTGGAGGACATAGTGGATATTGCCTGGGAGGTGTTCCAGCCACTGCTCTTCGGCTTGATCGGGGCCGAGATCCGAATTTCAGAGCTGGACAAAAACACTGTCG GCCTGGGCATAGGCTCTCTGGCCATTGGTCTGCTGGTGCGTATTCTCTTCACCTTCGTTTGTGTGCTGTGTGCCGGCTTCAACTTCAAAGAGAAGCTCTTCATCGCTCTGGCCTGGCTACCCAAAGCCACTGTACAG GCGGCCATCGGCTCCACAGCGCTGGACATGGCCCGCACCAAGGAGGATAAGGAGCTGGAGAAGTACGGCATGGACGTGCTGACAGTGGCTGTGCTCTCCATCCTGCTCACCGCCCCCGTAGGGGCCCTGGTCATAGGACTCACAGGACCTCGCCTGCTGCAGAAACCAAAGAACGCTGCCTGGG